The following are from one region of the Cottoperca gobio chromosome 13, fCotGob3.1, whole genome shotgun sequence genome:
- the ilvbl gene encoding 2-hydroxyacyl-CoA lyase 2 produces MESFADIGTVLVCSAGIAVSGIVFAAYKLGLLYQLFHKAETKSPRHGGESVAEVLRAHGVKYVFTLVGGHISPILVACEKLGIRIVDTRHEATAVFAADAVARLSGTVGVAAVTAGPGLTNTVTAVKNAQMAESPLLLMGGAAGTLLQGRGALQDIDQMSLFKPLCKFCASIRTIREIVPTVRKALAIAQSGTPGPVFIEFPIDTLYPYHLVSKEFGVKNPPKGLMGKFVSWYLNNHLMNIFAGAWEKRDVSPLPVDIPQATDDQIQKCIELVSRAKKPVILLGSQATLPPTPVDDIRKALEDLGIPCFLGGMSRGMLGKDSPIHIRQNRRDALKEADVVLLAGTVCDFRLSYGSVLNRRSKIIAVNRDNTQLLKNSDMFWKPTIAIQGDAGSFLMRLSKGLKGHRCPEEWPQRLKAGDVTKENANRAKADEKTDRHLNPLKVLHCVDELMAEDSIIVADGGDFVGSAAYIMRPRGPMRWLDPGAFGTLGVGGGFALGAKLCRPESEVWIVYGDGSLGYSVAEFDTFTRHKTPVIAVVGNDACWSQISREQVPILGSNVACGLAFTDYHIVADGYGGKGYLIGREDEDRLGDIIRRAQRETQEGTATLLNVLIGKSNFREGSISV; encoded by the exons ATGGAGTCATTTGCAGACATTGGCACCGTTCTTGTATGCTCTGCGGGCATTGCAGTTAGTGGGATTGTGTTTGCAGCCTACAAACTTGGCTTACTCTACCAGTTGTTTCACAAG GCTGAGACAAAGAGCCCACGACATGGTGGCGAGAGCGTGGCAGAGGTGCTCCGAGCCCACGGGGTCAAGTACGTTTTCACCCTTGTCGGTGGACACATCTCACCTATCCTGGTGGCTTGCGAGAAGCTTGGGATCCGCATTGTGGACACCAGACATGAGGCCACTGCTGTCTTCGCAGCTGATGCCGTGGCGAGACTCTCAG GCACTGTTGGTGTAGCCGCAGTGACGGCTGGCCCAGGTCTCACTAACACAGTGACAGCAGTGAAGAACGCTCAGATGGCTGAATCTCCATTGCTGCTCATGGGAGGAGCTGCTGGTACACTACTTCAG GGCAGAGGAGCGCTGCAGGATATCGACCAGATGTCTCTCTTCAAGCCGCTGTGTAAATTCTGTGCCTCTATCAGGACTATCAGGGAGATCGTGCCCACTGTCAGGAAGGCCCTGGCCATCGCTCAGTCGGGAACTCCTGGTCCTGTTTTCATAGAGTTCCCCATCGACACGCTCTATCCCTACCATCTTGTGTCCAAAGAGTTTGGTGTAAAGAACCCTCCCAAAGGCCTGATGGGAAAATTTGTCTCATG GTACCTCAATAACCACCTCATGAACATCTTTGCTGGAGCCTGGGAGAAGAGAGACGTGTCTCCGCTTCCCGTTGACATCCCACAAGCCACAGACGACCAG ATACAGAAGTGCATAGAGCTGGTGAGTCGAGCCAAGAAACCTGTTATCCTGCTGGGCAGCCAAGCAACACTACCCCCAACGCCGGTCGATGACATCAG GAAGGCATTGGAGGACCTGGGCATCCCCTGCTTCCTTGGGGGCATGTCCCGTGGCATGCTGGGTAAAGACAGTCCCATCCACATCAGACAGAACAGGCGAGATGCTCTGAAGGAGGCCGACGTGGTGCTCTTAGCAG GCACTGTGTGTGACTTCCGGCTGAGCTACGGCAGCGTTCTTAACAGACGCAGTAAGATAATCGCTGTCAACAGAGATAACACGCAGCTGCTGAAAAACTCCGACATGTTCTGGAAACCAACTATAGCAATTCAGG GTGATGCTGGTTCATTCTTGATGCGGCTTTCCAAAGGCCTGAAGGGCCATCGTTGTCCAGAGGAATGGCCTCAGAGACTCAAAGCAGGAGATGTGACTAAAGAAAATGCAAACAG ggCTAAAGCTGATGAGAAGACCGACCGCCACTTAAATCCCTTGAAagtcctccactgtgtggaTGAGCTGATGGCAGAGGACAGCATCATTGTTGCCGATGGGGGGGATTTTGTTGGAAGTGCTGCTTACATAATGAGACCAAGAGGACCCATGCGATGGCTGGATCCAG GAGCCTTTGGGACCCTGGGAGTTGGAGGAGGATTTGCCCTGGGGGCGAAACTGTGCCGGCCTGAATCTGag GTGTGGATAGTGTACGGTGACGGCTCCTTAGGATACAGtgttgcagagtttgacacatTCACTAGACATAAG ACACCCGTTATAGCTGTGGTGGGAAATGACGCATGTTGGAGTCAGATATCCAGAGAACAGGTTCCCATACTCGGCAGCAACGTGGCCTGTGGTCTTGCCTTCACAG ATTATCATATAGTGGCGGATGGTTACGGCGGTAAGGGCTACCTTATAGGGCGTGAGGACGAGGACAGGCTCGGCGACATCATTAGACGGGCTCAGAGGGAGACCCAGGAGGGCACGGCTACACTTCTCAATGTTCTGATAGGGAAGAGCAACTTTAGAGAGGGCTCTATCTCTGTATAA
- the LOC115018255 gene encoding beta-galactosidase-1-like protein 2 — MSRVEGLRADSSQFTLERKSFSILGGSIHYFRVPRAYWEDRLLKMKACGLNTLTTYVPWNLHEPERGTFNFHDQLDLKAYVSLAAEMGLWVILRPGPYICAEWDLGGLPSWLLQDKGMQLRTTYPGFVDAVNLYFDKLISVIKPLMFEEGGPIIAVQVENEYGSYAKDEHYLTYIQHCLQSRGIKELLLTSDNWEGLSYGGMEGVLKTINLQRLSFGAIQHLADMQPQKPLMVMEYWSGWFDVWGEHHHVFHAEDMLAVVSEILQRGVSINLYMFHGGTSFGFMNGAMDLGTYKPQISSYDYDAPLSEAGDCTPKYQLLRNLFSQYHSEPLPEVPSLQERRAYDPVAIQQHLSLWDSLHFTDKPCRSERPVNMENLPVNNDNGQSYGYTLYETTITSGGTLNSRNNIRDRALVFADRQFVGSLDYKTHELVLPGGKGEMTLSLLVENCGRVNYGKALNEQRKGIVGDVLLSHTPLRGFTIFCLDMKPDFMERLMSSGQWKSDFKSPSTPGFFRARLYVDGPPRDTFIKLPGWGKGAVFVNGQNLGRHWFVGPQHYLYLPGPWLRSGENQIIVFEEQKADDKILFAENPDHGKTIDVYKLPFCTLL, encoded by the exons ATGAGCCGTGTGGAGGGTCTGAGGGCCGACTCGTCTCAGTTCACTCTGGAGAGAAAATCCTTTAGCATCCTGGGGGGCTCCATCCATTACTTCCGTGTCCCCAGAGCCTACTGGGAGGACCGGCTGCTGAAAATGAAGGCCTGTGGCCTCAATACTCTCACGAC ATATGTGCCATGGAATCTGCATGAGCCTGAGAGAGGAACGTTCAACTTTCACGATCAGTTGGACCTCAA GGCCTACGTCAGTCTCGCAGCAGAGATGGGTCTGTGGGTGATCCTGCGTCCTGGACCTTACATCTGCGCTGAATGGGACTTGGGCGGGTTGCCGAG CTGGTTGTTGCAAGATAAAGGCATGCAGTTGAGGACAACTTATCCTGGATTTGTAGATGCTGTTAACCTCTACTTTGACAAGCTGATCTCAGTTATCAAACCTCTGATG TTTGAAGAGGGAGGTCCGATCATTGCAGTTCAAGTTGAGAACGAGTATGGATCATATGCCAAAGATGAGCATTACCTGACTTATATACAACAT TGTCTCCAGTCCAGAGGGATCAAGGAGCTCCTGCTGACATCAGACAACTGGGAGGGCCTGAGctatggagggatggagggag TTCTAAAAACAATAAACCTTCAGAGACTGTCGTTCGGAGCCATTCAGCACTTAGCTGACATGCAG CCCCAGAAACCTCTAATGGTGATGGAGTATTGGTCCGGCTGGTTTGACGTCTGGGGAGAACATCACCATGTGTTCCATGCTGAGG ATATGCTAGCTGTTGTGTCAGAGATCCTGCAGAGAGGTGTCTCCATTAATCTGTACATGTTTCATGGGGGAACCAGCTTTGGCTTCATGAATGGAGCCATGGACCTTGGCACCTACAAACCTCAAATCTCCAGTTATG ATTACGACGCTCCGCTATCTGAGGCTGGAGATTGCACCCCAAAATATCAACTCTTGAGGAATTTGTTCAGCCAGTACCACT CTGAGCCTCTTCCTGAAGTGCCCTCTCTTCAGGAGAGGAGAGCGTACGACCCTGTTGCCATCCAGCAGCACCTGTCGCTGTGGGACAGCCTGCACTTCACCGACAAG CCATGCAGGTCGGAGAGGCCGGTGAACATGGAGAACCTCCCCGTCAACAATGACAATGGTCAGTCATACGGTTACACACTGTATGAAACCACCATCACCAGTGGAGGAACTCTCAACTCCAGAAACAATATCAGAGACAGAGCACTG GTTTTTGCAGACAGACAATTTGTTGGTAGTTTGGACTACAAGACTCATGAGCTGGTACTCCCGGGTGGAAAG GGGGAGATGACCTTGAGCTTGCTGGTGGAGAACTGTGGAAGAGTGAATTATGGGAAAGCTCTGAATGAACAGCGCAAAG GTATTGTGGGAGATGTTCTGTTGAGTCACACTCCTCTGAGAGGCTTTACCATCTTCTGTTTAGACATGAAGCCAGATTTTATGGAAAG ATTAATGAGTTCAGGTCAGTGGAAGTCTGACTTCAAGTCGCCCTCCACTCCTGGATTCTTCCGGGCCAGACTGTATGTGGATGGTCCTCCCAGAGACACCTTCATCAAACTCCCT GGTTGGGGTAAAGGAGCCGTGTTTGTCAATGGGCAGAACCTTGGACGCCATTGGTTCGTTGGTCCCCAACATTACCTTTATCTTCCAGGACCTTGGCTCAGAAGTGGAGAGAATCAG ATTATTGTTTTCGAGGAACAAAAAGCGGATGACAAAATACTGTTTGCTGAAAATCCTGATCATGGAAAGACAATTGATGTTTACAAACTCCCCTTTTGCACACTGCTGTGA